The following are encoded together in the Arcticibacterium luteifluviistationis genome:
- the tamL gene encoding translocation and assembly module lipoprotein TamL — protein sequence MKYILLALFSSFLLSCSHKVQLKENEVLLGEQDFKGNTKIHSEELATLIPLNQRPNNKPLNVPWIQFTPRVWFYNFGLNQFNASKQNQKLAKFQSQLKSYPEEFTANSKTERLKQRFRRKVRKAEENLASENSWLWRNIGEPQAITSSAKAESTSQILEKYLKDRGYKDAKVSYTMDKPLGTDMTKLTYKVKEGIGYVVDTVFYEVLDPKLDSLIFAHENEQLIKAGDLFDIQKVEAEKTRIELLAKQKGYYNFLNQFIVHEAINANYSEEEFYAKKHGNLRFTILNPPNADSHKSYSIKEVVFKGFDPYAVNILNKADTISVNEVKYITLNSGIPEKILDKKVISRPGTIYNIDEVSETQRQIGLLNQFSFASSQINPLNSEEVSLEYFAPQLQKYSISTGPGLNHVYNGSSGFLGFGVPVTLTARNLIKKLEIFEASGRVFREGQPSPLGTTDVRGSWEIGTNVSMTFPNITIFGQDIERLRLKNPRTQLGAGFNYSEPFWGNRLNFKLNSNYRWQPTKFTTVFLSLLDANLINTNYNLNDEAGLSFYNSLLEQQALGNNLKTTFDPQFVSSFNATHVYNDQNLQEPYASSKFLRVFVESGGTLLNLSKNKDQINFIEKLLPLRQDFNSPDTVRKYFRFVKINVDYRRYINLAPSASLAYRINVGVANPYGNKSLPYEKNFFIGGSNSVRAWSPRALGVGSALPDTASGNIIPQTGDILLEGSIEVRKKVARFFGDIQLAAFVDFGNIWKWYQIETEAKKDKANFDFNRFYKEFAVGTGFGLRYDLSYFQFRFDWGIKVMDPSRDEGERFVLDEFTLKRNSSYGLNFNLGIGYPF from the coding sequence TTGAAATACATATTGCTCGCACTCTTTTCTAGCTTTTTGCTGTCTTGTAGTCACAAAGTCCAGCTCAAAGAAAATGAGGTATTACTGGGAGAACAAGACTTTAAAGGCAACACTAAAATTCATAGCGAAGAACTTGCTACGCTTATCCCACTGAATCAAAGACCCAATAATAAGCCACTTAACGTACCTTGGATTCAATTTACGCCTAGAGTTTGGTTTTATAATTTTGGCTTAAATCAGTTTAACGCCAGCAAGCAAAACCAAAAGCTTGCCAAGTTTCAAAGTCAATTAAAAAGCTACCCAGAAGAATTTACCGCTAACTCTAAAACCGAACGTCTCAAACAACGATTTAGAAGAAAAGTTAGAAAAGCTGAAGAGAACCTCGCCTCTGAAAATTCATGGTTATGGCGAAACATAGGCGAACCACAAGCTATTACCAGTAGTGCAAAAGCCGAAAGTACGTCTCAAATTTTAGAAAAATACCTAAAAGACCGTGGATATAAAGATGCAAAAGTGTCTTACACTATGGATAAGCCTTTAGGAACTGATATGACAAAACTAACCTACAAGGTTAAAGAAGGTATTGGTTATGTGGTTGATACTGTATTTTATGAGGTTCTTGACCCTAAACTTGACAGCCTCATTTTTGCCCATGAAAATGAACAACTGATTAAAGCAGGAGATTTATTTGACATTCAAAAAGTAGAAGCTGAAAAAACAAGAATAGAACTATTGGCAAAGCAAAAAGGCTACTATAATTTCTTAAACCAATTTATAGTGCATGAAGCTATAAATGCAAACTACTCCGAAGAAGAATTTTATGCTAAAAAACATGGCAACCTGAGGTTCACCATCTTAAACCCTCCAAACGCTGATTCGCATAAGAGTTATTCTATAAAAGAAGTTGTATTCAAGGGATTTGACCCATACGCCGTCAATATTTTAAACAAAGCCGACACCATTTCGGTAAATGAAGTTAAGTACATAACACTCAACAGCGGAATTCCAGAAAAGATATTAGACAAAAAGGTAATTTCAAGACCGGGTACTATTTATAACATTGATGAAGTATCAGAAACTCAAAGGCAAATTGGTCTTCTTAACCAATTCTCGTTTGCTAGTTCTCAAATAAACCCGCTTAACAGCGAAGAAGTAAGCTTAGAATACTTTGCTCCGCAATTACAAAAATACTCCATTAGTACAGGTCCAGGGTTAAATCACGTTTATAACGGAAGCTCAGGCTTCTTAGGTTTTGGTGTACCCGTTACCCTGACTGCACGTAATCTCATCAAGAAATTAGAAATATTTGAAGCCTCTGGAAGAGTTTTTAGAGAAGGACAACCATCGCCTCTTGGCACTACAGATGTACGTGGTAGCTGGGAAATAGGTACCAATGTGAGTATGACCTTCCCTAACATTACTATTTTCGGACAGGATATCGAACGCCTAAGATTAAAAAACCCAAGAACGCAGCTGGGAGCAGGATTTAACTATTCCGAACCTTTTTGGGGAAATAGATTAAACTTTAAGCTAAACAGTAATTACCGCTGGCAGCCAACTAAGTTCACAACCGTTTTCTTGTCGCTTTTGGATGCGAACCTTATTAATACCAATTATAACCTGAATGACGAAGCTGGTCTAAGCTTTTACAATAGTCTGTTAGAACAGCAAGCCTTAGGGAACAACCTTAAAACCACCTTTGACCCGCAGTTTGTAAGTAGCTTTAATGCCACCCATGTTTATAATGACCAAAACTTACAAGAGCCATATGCTAGTTCTAAATTTCTTAGAGTTTTTGTGGAATCTGGTGGCACTTTGCTTAACCTCTCTAAGAATAAAGACCAAATCAATTTTATAGAAAAACTATTGCCCCTGCGTCAAGATTTCAATTCTCCCGACACTGTCAGAAAATATTTTAGATTTGTTAAAATCAATGTGGACTATAGGAGGTATATCAATTTAGCTCCATCTGCCAGCTTAGCATATCGAATCAATGTAGGTGTGGCAAACCCTTATGGAAACAAATCTTTACCCTATGAGAAAAACTTTTTTATAGGAGGGAGTAACTCTGTAAGAGCATGGTCTCCACGTGCTTTGGGCGTTGGTTCTGCCCTGCCCGATACTGCTAGCGGAAATATTATCCCACAAACTGGTGATATACTTTTGGAAGGTAGCATTGAGGTCAGGAAAAAAGTGGCTCGCTTCTTTGGCGACATTCAGCTGGCTGCCTTTGTTGATTTTGGAAATATTTGGAAATGGTATCAAATAGAAACCGAAGCCAAGAAAGACAAAGCAAACTTTGACTTCAATCGATTTTATAAGGAGTTTGCAGTAGGTACTGGCTTTGGTTTGCGGTACGACCTCTCCTATTTCCAATTTAGGTTTGACTGGGGCATAAAAGTCATGGACCCCTCCAGAGACGAAGGAGAGCGATTTGTACTTGATGAATTTACGCTCAAAAGAAATAGCAGTTATGGACTCAACTTCAATTTGGGTATAGGTTACCCGTTCTAA